The Nomascus leucogenys isolate Asia chromosome 4, Asia_NLE_v1, whole genome shotgun sequence genome includes the window TATGTTACCTAATTAATGATCTGATAAAGAATCctcataaaaataatagaatgtaCATTGATTGATGGTAAAGTAATCTTGGTCCCTTCTCATGCATCTGACATActtgttactttattttatagGAATAGCAGGTTTTGCAGCAATTGTTGCATATGGATTATACAAACTGAAGAGCAGGGGAAATACTAAAATGTCCATCCATCTGATCCACATGCGTGTGGCAGCCCAAGGCTTTGTTGTAGGAGCAATGACTGTTGGTAGGTTCCTATAGGAAATTTCAAATTTTCGTTCCTCATTGAGGTATTTCTTTACAAACAaaataggtaaatatttttaGCTGACCTTTTAGCAGTTTGAGAATATCACTTATATTCATTTTCatgtaaaaaatgaattaatgaagatAATTCAAGTAGTGACATAGTTTTTCTATGATATATCCTActaagattttaaagaaaaaaatcctgtcaaTCTCTGAGTTTATAATTTCATTGAAGAGCCTAGATATGTAAATAGAGTTGGTAGTAACATCTGTTATCTGGGAGAGGCATACAATtgctattttattgtgtttttaaaggaGAGATTCTTAAAGTTTAGGTATTACATGCTTCTTCTATTGGCTTTATAATTCATTGACTTTATCTGGTATTATGTAGCAAGAGTGATTCCTTTCAAAGTTACCAGATAAATATTGattgttctttaaaagaaatattgtaaCATGTGAAGTAGCCATACCAGCCCTTTGCTACTTGGGAAACTACTGTGTATAACAACAGTTTTAGAGATTTAAGATGTTTAAGAAGGCAAGAGTATAAGCTTCCTAGGGTCTTATTCCCCTTGTAAATATTCCATGCTAGCAATGGTGCTACTTTCAGCTGTTTTATgaactggtttttatttttgaatatttaagaaaatattgacaTGCTTAActagcattctttttctttaggtATGGGCTATTCCATGTATCGGGAATTCTGGGCAAAACCTAAGCCTTAGAAGAAGAGATGCTGTCTTGGTCTTGTTGGAGGAGCTTGCTTTAGTTAGACGTCTCATTATTGAAGTTACCTATTATTGTTGGAAATAAACTAATTTGTATGGGTTTAGATGGTAACATGACATTTTGAATATTGGCTTCCTTTCTTGCAGGCTTGATTTGCCTGGTGACCGAATTACTAGTGACTAGTTTACTAACTAGGTCATTCAAGGAAGTCAAGTTAACTTAAACATGTCACCTAAATGCACTTGATGGTGTTGAAATGTCCaccttcttaaatttttaagatgAACTTAGTTCTAAAGAAGATAACAGGCCAATCCTGAAGGTACTCCCAGTTTGCTGCAGAATCTCACATATTTTGGACGTTGCATAAGAGTCCTATTTGCCCCAGTTAATTCAACTTTTGTCTGCCTGTTTTGTGGACTGGCTGGCTCTGTTAGAACTCTGTCCAAAAAGTGCATGGAATATAACTTGTAAAGCTTCCCACAATTGacaatatatatgcatgtgtttaaACCAAATCCAGAAAGCTTAAACAATAGAGCTGCATAATAGTAGTATTTATTAAAGAATCACAATTGTAAACATGAGAATAACTTAAGGATTCTAGTTTAGTTTTTTGTAattgcaaattatatttttgctGCTGATacattagaataatttttaaatgtcatcttgaaatagaaatgtattttaagcACTCATGCAAAGgtaaatgaatactttttaaatgtgtgtgttgcTTATTTTTTCCATAAGAATTGTAAACATTGAACTGAACAAATTACCTATAATGGATTTGATTAATGACTTATGAGCAAGCTGGTTTGGCCAGACAGTATACCCAAACTTTTATATAATATACAGAAGGCTGTCACACTTGTGAAATTCTCTTGTCTAATCTGAATTTGCATTCCATGGTGATAACATGGTATATGTATTGTTATTAAAGTAAATGACCCATGtcaaatgtcttttatttattttatgaggaAAAGCTTTCTGTAGAGGAACAAATTTGAGAACAAGTTTCaggaaattgtctttttttgttgttgttctctaaTCATGTTCTGCCTTCTGttttgatgattttaaaaatattttactctatgatgtgttttattttctttccttttgtgggtaatttttgttctattgattatctgtataatttttttttttttgagacagagttattccctgtcacctaggctggagtgcagtggcacgatcttggctcactgcaactcccaccccccaagttcaagtgattctcctgcctcagcctcccgagtagctgtgattacaggcctgcaccaacacgcctggctaatttttgtatatttagtagagacgaggtttcaccatgttggccaggctgatcttggactcctgacctcaggttatccacctgcctcggcctcccaaagtgctaggattacaggtgtgagccaccacgcccagctgattatCCATATAATTATAAcactcttctatttattttcagtcACCAATAATTCCTTTTGAGCAATATTTAAGCCTAGcatatttcttccttccctcttcctctacTAACCAGTTCTGGTCAATGATATTATTGGATTTTACTCTtatactgtttgtttgtttgtttgtttatttgtttattttgagacagagtcttgctctgttgctgaggctggagtacagtggcgtgatctgagctcacagcaccctccacctcctagcttcaagcgattctgatgcttcagcctcccaagtagctgggattacaggcatgcgccaccatgccgggctaatttttgtatttttagtaaaggcgaggtttcaccatgttggtcgggatgatcttgaactcctgacttcaagagagctatctgcctcagcctcccaaagtgctgggattacaggcataatccaccacacctgacctacTTTTGTACTGTTAAATGTGATTATACTTCTCTTTGACTTGTCAGCTTAGCTTTAGCTGATACACTCTGGtgcccaactattattgtatcaGTGAACttccactttcttttccttttctctcaatttttgttgTATCATTTCTACACTGTGAGGACATACAATATTTACATTCTGTTGTCATCCTCACATTTCTTAGTTCTACAGTTTAAATGTATTTGAAACTCAAAACATTCCCAGTAATCTCTTGGTCAGCTGAAATTAATGGTTTAATAGTTTCCTTAAGAAAGACTCATGGAACAATTTCCCTAAATTTTTGCCATGTCAAATATGTTTATCTGTAGCTTTTACACAGTAAAAACAATTTGGCTAGTTAATACAATTCTCAgttcatatttttctttggaaTATTAAAGTGTTGCTATAGAGAAGCCTAAAGTCATGTGACATTTTTCTTACATAAGTGATTTGATTTTTTGCTTGGCTGCTCAAATTATTCCTTTATCAAGTCCAGTAACTCTAACAGGTCTTGGTATTGACCTTTCTGGGTCAGTTTTCActacattttcagaaaattttcattCTAATAGATGAGTACTCTTGATTTTGTTTAAATAGCTAATTTGAGAGTCATTGATCTAGACAAATGGCAGAGGATAGGGGGAGAAGAACAAGTGAAGGGTTAAGATGTTAATGAGTGTTCATGAGAAATTTGTGGGATTGCGTGCCTGAAAAGAATGGTAAATGGTACATTAGGTGGTTCAAGTGGATGTGATACTATTTTTTATTGAATGAGAGCTGGGTTCATGGTTCTGCCACTCCTAACCAAGCAGCCATGGTTTCTTAtgtataaaatggggacagtatCAGTGATGTGGGGTTATTGGGATTAAATACAATACTGACTATAAAGGGCTTACTTAGCATAGCACCCAGTGCATTAGTAAGCTCAATAGATGGTTGCTGTTTCCATTATTACTGTGTTAACTATGGGAATGCAGCAGCACAGGAGACACATGAGCCTTGCCTTCAGAATTTATAGTCTAGCAGGGAAGGCTGGCATTAAATAAGTGATTGCAAttgt containing:
- the HIGD1A gene encoding HIG1 domain family member 1A, mitochondrial encodes the protein MSTDTGVSLPSYEEDQGSKLIRKAKEAPFVPVGIAGFAAIVAYGLYKLKSRGNTKMSIHLIHMRVAAQGFVVGAMTVGMGYSMYREFWAKPKP